One window of Camelina sativa cultivar DH55 chromosome 4, Cs, whole genome shotgun sequence genomic DNA carries:
- the LOC104782642 gene encoding cytokinin dehydrogenase 1, with protein sequence MGLTSSLRFRQRNNKTFLRIFMILVLSCIPGRTNLCSNHSVSNPKDLPPSNPSDIRSSLVSLDLEGYISFDDVHNAAKDFGNRYQLPPLAILHPRSVSDISSMMKHIVHLGSTSNLTVAARGHGHSLQGQALAHQGVVIKMESLRNPNIRIHKGKQPYVDVSGGELWINILRETLKYGLSPKSWTDYLHLTVGGTLSNAGISGQAFKYGPQINNVYQLEIVTGKGEVVTCSEKRNSELFYSVLGGLGQFGIITRARISLEPAPHMVKWIRVLYSDFSVFSRDQEHLISKEKTFDYVEGFVIINRTDLLNNWRSSFRPNDSTEASKFKSDGKTLYCLEVVKYFNTEEANSMHKETGKLLSELNYIPSTLFTSEVPYIEFLDRVHIAERKLRAKGLWEVPHPWLNLLIPKSSISKFATEVFHNIITSNNNGPILIYPVNQSKWNKQTSLITPNEDIFYLVAFLPSAVPKSSGKNDLEYLLKQNQRVMNFCTTANLHVKQYLPHYETQQEWKSHFGKRWETFSQRKHAYDPLTILAPGQRIFQKTTTTRTQLSPIQLSKSKAVPKGTTRRASVLLKPRTV encoded by the exons ATGGGATTGACCTCATCCTTACGGTTCCGACAACGAAACAACAAGACTTTCCTCAGAATCTTCATGATCTTGGTTCTAAGCTGTATACCAGGTAGAACCAATCTTTGTTCCAATCACTCTGTTAGTAACCCAAAAGATCTACCTCCTTCAAATCCTTCAGATATTCGTTCCTCATTAGTTTCACTAGATTTGGAGGGTTACATTAGCTTTGATGATGTCCACAATGCCGCCAAGGACTTTGGCAACAGATACCAGTTGCCACCTTTGGCAATCCTACATCCGAGGTCTGTTTCTGATATTTCATCAATGATGAAGCATATAGTACATCTGGGTTCCACCTCAAATCTTACAGTAGCAGCCAGAGGCCATGGTCACTCGCTTCAAGGACAAGCTCTGGCTCATCAAGGTGTTGTCATCAAAATGGAGTCACTTCGAAATCCTAATATCAGGATTCACAAGGGGAAGCAACCGTATGTTGATGTCTCAGGTGGTGAATTATGGATCAACATTCTACGCGAGACTCTAAAATACGGTCTTTCACCAAAGTCCTGGACAGACTACCTTCATCTGACTGTTGGAGGTACTCTTTCAAACGCTGGAATCAGTGGTCAAGCGTTCAAGTATGGACCCCAAATCAACAACGTGTACCAGCTAGAGATTGTCACAG GGAAAGGAGAAGTTGTAACCTGTTCTGAGAAGCGGAATTCTGAACTTTTCTACAGTGTTCTTGGCGGGCTTGGACAGTTTGGCATAATCACCCGGGCACGGATATCTCTTGAACCAGCACCGCATATG GTTAAATGGATCAGGGTACTCTACTCTGACTTCTCTGTATTTTCAAGGGATCAAGAACATCTGATTTCAAAGGAGAAAACCTTTGATTACGTtgaaggatttgtgataatcaATAGAACAGACCTCCTCAATAATTGGAGATCATCATTCAGACCTAACGATTCCACAGAGGCTAGCAAATTCAAGTCAGATGGGAAAACTCTTTATTGCCTAGAAGTGGTCAAATATTTCAACACAGAAGAAGCTAACTCAATGCATAAG GAAACTGGCAAGTTACTTTCAGAGTTGAATTATATTCCATCCACTTTGTTTACATCTGAAGTGCCATATATTGAGTTTCTGGATCGAGTGCATATTGCGGAGAGAAAACTGAGAGCAAAGGGTTTATGGGAGGTTCCACATCCCTGGCTGAATCTCCTGATTCCCAAGAGCAGTATATCTAAATTTGCTACAGAGGTTTTTCACAACATTATCACAAGCAACAATAACGGACCTATCCTTATTTATCCAGTTAATCAATCCAA gTGGAACAAACAAACATCTTTGATAACTCCAAATGAAGATATCTTCTACCTCGTGGCCTTTCTCCCCTCTGCAGTGCCAAAATCCTCAGGGAAAAACGATTTAGAGTACCtattgaaacaaaaccaaagagtAATGAACTTCTGCACAACAGCAAATCTCCATGTGAAGCAGTATTTGCCCCATTACGAAACACAACAAGAGTGGAAATCACACTTTGGCAAAAGATGGGAAACATTTTCACAAAGGAAACATGCCTACGACCCTCTAACGATTCTAGCCCCTGGCCAGAGAATATTccaaaagacaacaacaacaagaacacagTTATCTCCCATCCAACTCTCAAAGTCAAAAGCAGTCCCCAAAGGTACCACAAGAAGAGCATCAGTACTACTAAAACCAAGAACTGTATAA